One part of the Chryseobacterium sp. 7 genome encodes these proteins:
- a CDS encoding SDR family oxidoreductase — MSTQNVKGKVVLIAGGGKNLGGLLSRDFAAKGAKLAIHYNSESSRAESEKTLAEVQALGAEAFLFQGDLTKVDNITQFFDETISRFGGVDIAINTVGMVLKKPFAETTEEEYDTMFNVNSKSAYFFLQEAGKKLNDQGKICTIVTSLLAAYTGLYSTYAGAKAPVEHFTRAASKEFGARGISVTAVAPGPMDTPFFYGQETDDAVAYHKSASALGGLTDIKDIAPLVEFLVTEGWWITGQTIFANGGYTTR; from the coding sequence ATGTCAACACAAAATGTAAAAGGAAAAGTTGTTTTAATTGCCGGAGGAGGTAAAAACCTGGGAGGATTATTAAGCAGAGATTTCGCCGCAAAAGGAGCAAAACTGGCCATACACTACAACAGTGAAAGCTCAAGAGCTGAAAGTGAGAAAACACTTGCTGAAGTACAGGCATTAGGAGCTGAAGCATTCTTATTTCAGGGAGATCTTACCAAAGTAGACAATATCACTCAGTTTTTTGATGAAACCATTTCCCGCTTCGGAGGCGTGGATATTGCCATCAATACTGTAGGAATGGTCCTGAAAAAGCCATTTGCCGAAACTACGGAAGAAGAATATGATACCATGTTCAATGTCAATTCCAAGTCGGCATATTTCTTTTTGCAGGAAGCAGGCAAAAAACTGAATGATCAGGGGAAAATCTGTACCATTGTTACTTCATTGCTGGCGGCCTACACGGGATTGTATTCTACTTATGCAGGAGCAAAAGCACCGGTAGAGCATTTTACAAGAGCAGCTTCCAAAGAATTCGGAGCAAGAGGAATTTCCGTAACAGCTGTAGCACCTGGACCAATGGATACTCCTTTCTTCTATGGACAGGAAACTGATGATGCCGTGGCTTATCATAAATCTGCATCCGCACTGGGAGGACTGACCGATATTAAAGATATTGCTCCATTAGTAGAATTTCTGGTAACAGAAGGCTGGTGGATTACAGGGCAGACTATTTTTGCCAACGGAGGATATACAACAAGATAA
- the lgt gene encoding prolipoprotein diacylglyceryl transferase — translation MSLLYINWDVNPEIVNILGLPIKYYGLLFLAGLVLSLNILKRIYKKEGLSSQAHEALFSYALIGILVGARLGHCLFYDFDYYSQHPIEIFLPIQKGADGAYHFTGFAGLASHGGGIGLVIMLLIYARKYSIPFMTVLDAIAIVLPLGGTFIRLANLMNSEIIGTPTNVPWAFIFRQVDDLPRHPAQLYEAISYFIIFLIVYFIYKKNIFKIGKGFYLGASILLIFIMRILIEFIKVDQVEFEHRMSLNMGQLLSIPFVLLGLFFIIKSILEKGKAKTA, via the coding sequence ATGAGTTTATTATATATCAACTGGGATGTAAATCCCGAAATCGTCAATATTTTAGGACTTCCTATCAAATATTACGGCTTGCTTTTCCTTGCCGGACTTGTTTTATCACTTAATATTTTAAAAAGAATTTATAAAAAAGAGGGACTTAGCTCTCAAGCTCATGAAGCTTTATTCTCCTATGCATTGATAGGAATTTTAGTAGGTGCCAGATTAGGACACTGTCTTTTTTATGATTTTGATTATTATTCCCAACACCCGATTGAGATATTTTTACCGATTCAGAAAGGAGCGGATGGAGCGTACCATTTTACAGGATTTGCTGGTCTTGCCAGTCATGGTGGTGGTATAGGTCTGGTAATTATGCTTCTTATTTATGCAAGAAAGTATTCTATCCCGTTTATGACCGTTTTGGATGCCATAGCGATTGTTCTTCCATTGGGAGGTACTTTTATCAGGCTTGCCAATCTTATGAATTCTGAGATTATAGGAACTCCCACCAATGTTCCGTGGGCTTTTATTTTCCGTCAGGTAGATGATCTTCCGAGGCATCCTGCACAGCTTTACGAAGCTATTTCTTACTTTATTATATTCCTTATTGTATATTTCATTTACAAAAAGAATATTTTTAAGATCGGAAAGGGATTTTATTTAGGCGCCAGTATTCTGTTAATCTTCATTATGAGAATTCTGATCGAGTTTATCAAAGTAGATCAGGTAGAATTTGAACACAGGATGAGTCTGAATATGGGACAGCTTCTGAGTATTCCGTTTGTTCTTCTCGGACTATTCTTTATCATTAAAAGTATATTGGAAAAAGGAAAAGCTAAAACAGCTTAA
- a CDS encoding low affinity iron permease family protein: MIKDIFGKLTAWPGYFMGSTLLGIAGLAVIFVKNAQNRDLKELQIKLDELIATNKNNIDSPLQNLTEDELNQLQRFYKNLEVQRTESISKNNITEREITYYRYK; the protein is encoded by the coding sequence ATGATAAAAGATATTTTTGGCAAATTGACAGCCTGGCCCGGTTATTTTATGGGCAGTACTTTATTGGGAATTGCAGGACTTGCCGTAATATTCGTAAAGAATGCACAGAACAGAGACCTGAAAGAACTTCAGATTAAACTTGATGAATTGATTGCAACAAATAAAAATAATATAGATTCCCCGCTTCAGAATTTAACTGAAGATGAACTGAACCAGCTGCAACGTTTTTATAAAAATCTTGAAGTTCAACGTACGGAAAGCATAAGCAAGAACAATATCACTGAAAGAGAAATAACGTACTATCGTTATAAATAG
- a CDS encoding LacI family DNA-binding transcriptional regulator encodes MRRITIKDLSKFLSLSTSTISRALLHDKNVNEETRKRVLDAAEKLGYKPNLTALNLQSGQSRTIGFVVPEMITPFSSTVLKGIQNILYPLGYRIIITQSDEDPLIERKNLQLLEEFNVDAIIINLCHETHNNDIYQSIMDKGTPLIFFDRIPHKSLDVSKVIIDDSIKAALMVEYLIKTGRKRIVHIMGPSTIRNAVERVNGYKRILVKYNIFDENLIIQTDGMTFEHGKKAVKQLLNKNIEFDSIFAFSDTLAMGAMNFLLEQKVRIPDEVAIASFSGTELSTMVYPQLTSVQQPLEKMGEAAAKLALEKIKNNTTPSQAVLMDADLVYRAST; translated from the coding sequence TCCAGAGCGCTGCTTCATGATAAAAATGTGAATGAAGAAACAAGAAAAAGAGTACTGGATGCGGCAGAGAAATTGGGCTATAAACCGAACCTTACCGCTTTGAATTTACAATCCGGACAATCCAGAACAATCGGGTTTGTAGTACCTGAAATGATTACTCCTTTCTCCTCCACTGTTTTGAAGGGAATTCAGAATATTTTATATCCTCTGGGATACCGTATCATCATTACCCAGTCTGATGAAGATCCACTTATTGAAAGAAAAAACCTTCAGCTTCTGGAAGAATTTAATGTAGACGCCATTATTATTAATCTCTGTCATGAAACCCACAATAATGACATCTATCAAAGTATTATGGATAAAGGAACTCCTTTAATATTCTTCGACAGGATTCCCCACAAATCCCTGGATGTCTCAAAAGTAATTATTGATGATTCTATTAAAGCAGCATTGATGGTAGAGTACTTAATTAAGACCGGAAGAAAAAGAATTGTTCATATAATGGGACCATCTACCATCCGAAATGCAGTAGAAAGGGTAAATGGCTACAAACGGATTCTCGTGAAATACAATATTTTTGACGAAAATCTGATTATTCAAACTGATGGAATGACTTTCGAGCACGGAAAAAAAGCTGTCAAACAGCTATTAAATAAGAATATAGAGTTCGACAGTATTTTTGCTTTTAGTGATACCTTAGCCATGGGAGCGATGAATTTTCTTCTTGAACAGAAAGTAAGAATTCCTGATGAGGTAGCTATAGCAAGCTTTTCCGGAACGGAATTATCAACCATGGTATATCCTCAACTGACGAGTGTACAGCAGCCTTTGGAAAAAATGGGTGAAGCCGCAGCAAAGCTGGCACTGGAAAAAATCAAAAACAACACCACTCCAAGCCAAGCTGTTTTGATGGATGCAGATTTAGTTTACAGGGCTTCTACATAA